From a single Sebastes umbrosus isolate fSebUmb1 chromosome 17, fSebUmb1.pri, whole genome shotgun sequence genomic region:
- the mepce gene encoding 7SK snRNA methylphosphate capping enzyme — MSVDEDTVKTGSPQASSTSSMQLSECTGGYSNISVMVEGTAATPDFAAACPVSGTEASPKHTSTTDALTQSDDAGQVARGNENNINPRNSFHHSKQPQQTKLTKRRNTANSSFKHPTSGKRRRRANSESDSVLPTNFLLGGNIFDPLNLNSLLDEEVNRALNAETPKSSPLPAKSRDPVEILIPRDITDPLNLNSGIADGSFLVSPFKSGGRKRHRNRHHGGGGGGGGGIGGSGISTTQINLSESGKSEVKTVTSTPLPGMLASCSALEVSKESNSFSSITGDSREHSADNSSSCKEEMTSVSVEESTSSISGAPNQHTSRRKRRRNSGKVEPPVTHSTPIGKSVSGDRSFGTGGSRHSQSFHTPRSGSRTGPGGRQHQQPHNQAKEQQKKKFQFGNYNKYYGYRNPGASEDARVRLLRPEWFEGKDVLDLGCNSGHLTLYIAKMLRPARILGLDIDSGLVHAARKNIRHYLSELQTQEARHAMQEKKSTKQEERNGNKSLTGADKKHNEAESRAENGKPVKGQSGPAEAVNDTDSCRTDEAGTQRQEGKTEETEQADCDSSPPDHSVSCSFPVSLRISRGPIAAPPLTESSTTRPGEFPSNVSFIKANYVLDNDNLLLTQRPEYDVIMCLSVTKWVHLNWGDSGLKRLFKRVYRHLRPGGMFILEPQPWESYVRRKKLTDDISRNFHSIRLKPDQFASYLTTEVGFTSSEYLGAPKCSIRGFQRPIYLFHK; from the exons ATGTCTGTTGATGAGGATACTGTAAAAACTGGCAGTCCACAGGCCAGCTCAACTTCATCTATGCAGCTCTCAGAATGTACCGGAGGTTACAGCAATATATCTGTGATGGTGGAGGGTACCGCAGCCACCCCTGATTTTGCAGCTGCTTGTCCTGTCTCAGGCACCGAAGCCTCACCAAAACACACCAGCACAACTGACGCACTCACCCAATCAGACGACGCCGGACAGGTAGCCAGAGGGAACGAGAATAACATCAATCCCAGGAACAGCTTTCATCATTCCAAACAACCACAGCAAACAAAACTTACGAAGCGCCGCAACACTGCAAACTCTAGTTTCAAGCATCCCACATCTGGCAAGAGGAGACGAAGGGCCAACTCTGAGAGCGACTCCGTCCTGCCTACCAACTTCCTCTTGGGTGGGAACATTTTTGACCCACTGAACCTCAACAGCCTGCTGGATGAGGAGGTCAACAGGGCACTCAATGCGGAGACGCCCAAATCCTCACCGCTGCCGGCGAAGAGTCGAGACCCCGTGGAGATCCTCATCCCCAGAGACATCACAGATCCACTGAACCTGAACAGCGGGATAGCAGACGGTAGCTTTTTGGTGTCCCCCTTCAAGAGTGGTGGCAGGAAGAGACACCGCAACAGACAccatggaggaggaggcggaggtggGGGTGGGATTGGTGGTAGTGGGATTTCAACCACACAGATCAACCTGTCAGAATCAGGAAAAAGTGAGGTCAAAACTGTCACCTCCACACCGCTTCCAGGTATGTTAGCCTCATGTTCTGCACTAGAGGTCTCCAAAGAGTCCAACAGTTTCTCCAGCATCACAGGGGATTCCCGCGAGCACTCAGCTGACAACTCATCCAGCTGCAAGGAGGAGATGACATCTGTGTCTGTAGAGGAGTCCACTTCCTCCATATCGGGGGCACCAAACCAGCACACAAGCAGACGCAAGCGTAGGCGTAACTCTGGCAAAGTGGAGCCCCCTGTCACCCATTCTACGCCAATCGGAAAGTCTGTATCAGGAGACAGGAGTTTTGGAACGGGGGGATCGAGACATTCCCAGTCCTTCCACACACCAAGGAGTGGTTCCAGAACAGGGCCAGGAGGTCGTCAGCACCAGCAGCCGCACAACCAAGCGAAGgagcaacagaagaagaagttcCAGTTTGGGAACTACAACAAGTATTATGGCTACCGTAACCCAGGCGCTAGTGAAGATGCACGGGTACGTTTGCTTCGTCCAGAATGGTTTGAAGGGAAAGACGTTCTGGATTTGGGATGCAACTCAGGCCACCTGACACTCTATATTGCCAAAATGCTAAGACCCGCCCGCATATTGGGCCTGGATATTGACAGCGGTCTGGTACATGCAGCTCGCAAGAACATCAGACATTACCTGTCTGAACTGCAGACCCAAGAGGCCAGGCATGCgatgcaggagaaaaagagcaccaaacaggaggagaggaatgGAAACAAGAGTCTCACGGGCGCAGACAAGAAGCACAATGAAGCCGAGAGCAGGGCTGAAAACGGGAAACCAGTGAAAGGACAAAGTGGCCCTGCAGAGGCTGTAAATGACACTGACTCCTGTCGCACAGATGAGGCAGGGACCCAGAGGCAGGAAGGCAAAACAGAGGAAACGGAGCAGGCAGATTGTGATTCATCCCCCCCTGATCACTCAGTGAGCTGCTCTTTTCCCGTGTCCCTACGGATCTCCAGGGGGCCCATCGCTGCACCTCCACTAACAGAATCATCCACCACGCGGCCCGGAGAGTTCCCCTCAAATGTGTCCTTCATCAAG GCCAATTATGTACTGGACAACGATAATCTTCTTTTGACTCAGCGGCCAGAGTACGACGTGATCATGTGCCTGAGCGTCACTAAATGGGTTCACCTGAATTGGGGAGACAGCGGCCTCAAGCGGCTCTTCAAGAGAGTCTACAGACATCTCCGTCCTGGAGGCATGTTCATCCTGGAGCCGCAGCCCTGGGAGTCCTACGTGCGGAGGAAGAAGCTGACG GATGATATCAGCAGGAATTTTCACAGCATCCGCCTCAAACCTGACCAGTTTGCATCATACCTCACAACAGAGGTGGGCTTCACCAGTTCCGAGTACCTTGGGGCCCCCAAGTGTTCAATAAGAG GTTTTCAGAGGCCAATTTACTTATTTCACAAATGA
- the spag7 gene encoding sperm-associated antigen 7 homolog, translating into MADLLGSILNSMEKPPTVGNQESRRKAREQAARLKKMAEDEKRKKAEFRKKMEKEVSDFIQDSAQQKRKYNPMGKIERSILHDVSEVAGLTSFSFGEDEESRYVMLFKKEFAPSDDELEAYRKGEEWDPKLAEQRRRLKEQAALEETASSQTKKTEMCPNSNYRDKYSHLIGTSAAKDAAHTLEANSTYGCVPVANKRDTRSIEEAMNEIRAKKRQKLGDDSGAHSSSS; encoded by the exons ATGGCGGACCTCCTAGGCTCGATCTTAAACTCGATGGAGAAGCCTCCAACAGTCGGCAACCAGGAGAGCCGACGAAAGGCTCGAG AGCAAGCAGCGAGACTCAAGAAGATGGCGGAagatgagaaaagaaagaaagcagagtTCAGGAAAAAG ATGGAGAAAGAGGTGTCAGACTTCATTCAAGACAGTGCACAACAGAAACGAAAATACAACCCTATGGGGAAGATTGAAAGGAGTATATT GCATGATGTTTCAGAAGTGGCTGGTCtgacttctttttcttttggggaggatgaggagagccGTTATGTCATGCTTTTCAAGAAG GAGTTTGCTCCATCAGATGACGAGCTAGAAGCCTATCGCAAAGGAGAGGAGTGGGATCCCAAGCTGGCAGAGCAACGGCGCAGGCTAAAA GAACAGGCTGCATTGGAGGAAACGGCATCCAGTCAGACAAAGAAGACGGAAATGTGCCCCAACTCCAACTACAGAGACAAGTACAGCCACCTGATCGGCACCTCGGCTGCAAAAGATGCAGCACACACACTAGAGGCCAACAGCACGTATGGCTGCG TGCCAGTGGCCAACAAGAGGGACACTCGCTCCATAGAGGAAGCCATGAATGAAATCAGAGCGAAGAAACGGCAGAAGCTGGGGGACGACTCAGGGGCGCACAGCAGCAGCTCTTGA